In Musa acuminata AAA Group cultivar baxijiao chromosome BXJ3-11, Cavendish_Baxijiao_AAA, whole genome shotgun sequence, one DNA window encodes the following:
- the LOC135652114 gene encoding protein indeterminate-domain 4, chloroplastic-like isoform X1 has product MASASSSSPFFGGIRDEDLQKQMKQQQQQQQKSSSTVPAPAAASERKRRNQPGNPTDPDAEVIALSPTSLLATNRFICEVCNKGFQREQNLQLHRRGHNLPWKLRQKSSKEVRRRVYLCPEPTCVHHHPSRALGDLTGIKKHFCRKHGEKKWKCDKCSKRYAVQSDLKAHAKTCGTREYRCDCGTLFSRRDSFITHRAFCDALAQESSRPPTAGLHALGNHLYGNPTTMASGLSQVNAHLSSLQAQSHAPTDLVRTGGGPGSQLEHLISSATPSSFRPPQAPPPSAFYLDNGSTQEFNEEHPPHHSLLQSRPLHGLTQLHDLQCSSTITSSTSAAATAASVFNLGFFSHNSSSTSSIGNSNSGGNQNNQMLMADGFNSANGSTEPATLFSGNLTSDHFVGGTNSLYNTSMQSDLMIPQMSATALLQKAAQMGVTTSGGPPLLRGFARSSSSRCSFSGDGGDDGGALQYQTENEAHLQNLMMKLANGGTDLFDGAGGRTAFGGSAIAGGHRQQAGGFRALDTGLCIMDETKFNPSGVRNLEGSDQLTRDFLGVGSRVRSISSGITRREPI; this is encoded by the exons ATGGCATCAGCCTCGTCGTCGTCACCCTTCTTTGGTGGGATCAGAGATGAGGACCTCCAAAAGCAGAtgaaacaacagcagcagcagcagcagaaatcCTCTTCGACGGTGCCGGCTCCCGCTGCAGCttcagagaggaagagaaggaaccAACCAGGAAACCCAA CAGATCCGGACGCCGAGGTGATTGCTCTGTCGCCGACGTCGCTACTGGCGACGAACCGCTTCATCTGCGAGGTCTGCAACAAGGGGTTCCAGCGGGAACAGAACCTGCAGCTGCACCGCCGGGGCCACAACCTGCCGTGGAAGCTCCGGCAGAAGAGCAGCAAGGAGGTGCGGCGTCGCGTGTACCTCTGCCCCGAGCCGACCTGCGTCCACCACCACCCCTCGCGCGCCCTCGGCGACCTCACCGGCATCAAGAAGCACTTCTGCCGCAAGCACggcgagaagaagtggaagtgcgACAAGTGCTCCAAGCGCTACGCCGTCCAGTCCGACCTCAAGGCCCATGCCAAGACCTGCGGCACCCGCGAGTACCGCTGCGACTGCGGCACCCTCTTCTCCAG GCGTGACAGCTTCATCACCCATCGGGCCTTCTGCGACGCCCTGGCGCAAGAGAGCTCGAGGCCACCCACCGCCGGCCTCCACGCTCTTGGCAACCATCTCTACGGAAACCCCACCACCATGGCCTCAGGCCTGTCTCAAGTCAATGCCCACCTCTCTTCGCTGCAAGCCCAAAGCCATGCGCCGACCGACCTTGTCCGCACCGGAGGAGGCCCTGGATCACAGCTAGAACACCTCATCTCCTCTGCGACCCCGTCGTCGTTCCGACCACCTCAGGCTCCTCCACCGTCTGCTTTCTACCTTGATAATGGCTCCACCCAGGAGTTCAATGAGGAGCACCCGCCTCACCACTCTCTACTTCAAAGTAGACCACTCCATGGCCTGACGCAACTCCATGATCTCCAATGTAGCAGCACCATTACTTCTTCCACCTCcgctgccgccaccgccgccagTGTCTTCAACCTTGGCTTCTTCTCCCACAATAGCAGCAGCACGAGCAGTATCGGTAACAGCAACAGTGGCGGCAACCAAAACAACCAGATGCTGATGGCCGACGGATTTAACAGTGCCAACGGAAGCACTGAGCCAGCGACACTCTTCTCGGGAAACCTTACGAGCGATCACTTCGTTGGAGGAACGAATTCTCTCTACAACACCTCGATGCAAAGCGACTTGATGATTCCGCAGATGTCAGCCACTGCATTGCTTCAGAAGGCGGCTCAGATGGGCGTGACGACAAGCGGCGGACCCCCCTTACTGAGAGGGTTTGCCAGATCTTCTTCAAGCAGGTGTAGCTTCAGTGGGGACGGCGGTGATGACGGAGGCGCCCTGCAATATCAAACGGAGAACGAAGCTCACCTCCAAAACCTGATGATGAAGCTCGCGAACGGAGGCACCGACCTCTTTGATGGTGCCGGGGGGAGAACGGCATTCGGTGGAAGCGCCATCGCCGGCGGGCATCGACAGCAGGCTGGGGGATTCCGCGCGCTCGACACTGGACTGTGCATTATGGACGAGACTAAGTTCAATCCTTCGGGCGTCAGAAACCTCGAGGGCTCCGACCAGCTAACGAGGGACTTCCTGGGAGTAGGCAGCAGAGTGAGGAGCATCAGCAGCGGAATAACTCGGCGAGAACCGATATGA
- the LOC135652114 gene encoding protein indeterminate-domain 4, chloroplastic-like isoform X2, whose product MASASSSSPFFGGIRDEDLQKQMKQQQQQQQKSSSTVPAPAAASERKRRNQPGNPNPDAEVIALSPTSLLATNRFICEVCNKGFQREQNLQLHRRGHNLPWKLRQKSSKEVRRRVYLCPEPTCVHHHPSRALGDLTGIKKHFCRKHGEKKWKCDKCSKRYAVQSDLKAHAKTCGTREYRCDCGTLFSRRDSFITHRAFCDALAQESSRPPTAGLHALGNHLYGNPTTMASGLSQVNAHLSSLQAQSHAPTDLVRTGGGPGSQLEHLISSATPSSFRPPQAPPPSAFYLDNGSTQEFNEEHPPHHSLLQSRPLHGLTQLHDLQCSSTITSSTSAAATAASVFNLGFFSHNSSSTSSIGNSNSGGNQNNQMLMADGFNSANGSTEPATLFSGNLTSDHFVGGTNSLYNTSMQSDLMIPQMSATALLQKAAQMGVTTSGGPPLLRGFARSSSSRCSFSGDGGDDGGALQYQTENEAHLQNLMMKLANGGTDLFDGAGGRTAFGGSAIAGGHRQQAGGFRALDTGLCIMDETKFNPSGVRNLEGSDQLTRDFLGVGSRVRSISSGITRREPI is encoded by the exons ATGGCATCAGCCTCGTCGTCGTCACCCTTCTTTGGTGGGATCAGAGATGAGGACCTCCAAAAGCAGAtgaaacaacagcagcagcagcagcagaaatcCTCTTCGACGGTGCCGGCTCCCGCTGCAGCttcagagaggaagagaaggaaccAACCAGGAAACCCAA ATCCGGACGCCGAGGTGATTGCTCTGTCGCCGACGTCGCTACTGGCGACGAACCGCTTCATCTGCGAGGTCTGCAACAAGGGGTTCCAGCGGGAACAGAACCTGCAGCTGCACCGCCGGGGCCACAACCTGCCGTGGAAGCTCCGGCAGAAGAGCAGCAAGGAGGTGCGGCGTCGCGTGTACCTCTGCCCCGAGCCGACCTGCGTCCACCACCACCCCTCGCGCGCCCTCGGCGACCTCACCGGCATCAAGAAGCACTTCTGCCGCAAGCACggcgagaagaagtggaagtgcgACAAGTGCTCCAAGCGCTACGCCGTCCAGTCCGACCTCAAGGCCCATGCCAAGACCTGCGGCACCCGCGAGTACCGCTGCGACTGCGGCACCCTCTTCTCCAG GCGTGACAGCTTCATCACCCATCGGGCCTTCTGCGACGCCCTGGCGCAAGAGAGCTCGAGGCCACCCACCGCCGGCCTCCACGCTCTTGGCAACCATCTCTACGGAAACCCCACCACCATGGCCTCAGGCCTGTCTCAAGTCAATGCCCACCTCTCTTCGCTGCAAGCCCAAAGCCATGCGCCGACCGACCTTGTCCGCACCGGAGGAGGCCCTGGATCACAGCTAGAACACCTCATCTCCTCTGCGACCCCGTCGTCGTTCCGACCACCTCAGGCTCCTCCACCGTCTGCTTTCTACCTTGATAATGGCTCCACCCAGGAGTTCAATGAGGAGCACCCGCCTCACCACTCTCTACTTCAAAGTAGACCACTCCATGGCCTGACGCAACTCCATGATCTCCAATGTAGCAGCACCATTACTTCTTCCACCTCcgctgccgccaccgccgccagTGTCTTCAACCTTGGCTTCTTCTCCCACAATAGCAGCAGCACGAGCAGTATCGGTAACAGCAACAGTGGCGGCAACCAAAACAACCAGATGCTGATGGCCGACGGATTTAACAGTGCCAACGGAAGCACTGAGCCAGCGACACTCTTCTCGGGAAACCTTACGAGCGATCACTTCGTTGGAGGAACGAATTCTCTCTACAACACCTCGATGCAAAGCGACTTGATGATTCCGCAGATGTCAGCCACTGCATTGCTTCAGAAGGCGGCTCAGATGGGCGTGACGACAAGCGGCGGACCCCCCTTACTGAGAGGGTTTGCCAGATCTTCTTCAAGCAGGTGTAGCTTCAGTGGGGACGGCGGTGATGACGGAGGCGCCCTGCAATATCAAACGGAGAACGAAGCTCACCTCCAAAACCTGATGATGAAGCTCGCGAACGGAGGCACCGACCTCTTTGATGGTGCCGGGGGGAGAACGGCATTCGGTGGAAGCGCCATCGCCGGCGGGCATCGACAGCAGGCTGGGGGATTCCGCGCGCTCGACACTGGACTGTGCATTATGGACGAGACTAAGTTCAATCCTTCGGGCGTCAGAAACCTCGAGGGCTCCGACCAGCTAACGAGGGACTTCCTGGGAGTAGGCAGCAGAGTGAGGAGCATCAGCAGCGGAATAACTCGGCGAGAACCGATATGA